The following coding sequences are from one Papaver somniferum cultivar HN1 unplaced genomic scaffold, ASM357369v1 unplaced-scaffold_74, whole genome shotgun sequence window:
- the LOC113344137 gene encoding uncharacterized protein LOC113344137: MFPQPLAGGEIKRFNQLPAQSISTYHELVEEFFSYYKYNIRDRKGCHTLFLLGIRKEESIRQFTRCFKQELADVDGADDQVVIEAYKHAYQYDQRGVYGSLVKRPPKTLEELYNRAEEYARVEDDSKDRETREANRSSNHPNDWKKNKSKNRSSGKHNNQGEFQEKNQGERMETGYQKYHDMKLTSLNIRLTELYEKISKDLIPPRPLPAETRDKRDKSKYCNFYKDHGHKTENCRSLQIEVQRIIDAGKLQDGNGAEIQELGCTNIEFSEADMIGVYAPHNDVIVITAWIGMFRDETGCMRSVESHPYIINV; this comes from the exons ATGTTTCCACAGCCGCTGGCTGGTGGAGAAATAAAGCGGTTCAATCAGCTCCCAGCACAGTCGATCAGTACTTACCATGAGCTAGTTGAAGAATTCTTCTCCTACTACAAGTACAACATACGTGATCGGAAGGGATGCCACACATTGTTCCTTCTAGGAATTCGGAAGGAGGAAAGCATCAGACAGTTTACTCGATGCTTCAAGCAAGAGTTGGCCGATGTGGATGGTGCCGACGACCAAGTCGTCATCGAAGCTTATAAACATGCATACCAGTATGATCAAAGAGGTGTGTACGGTTCCTTGGTCAAGAGACCACCAAAGACTCTGGAAGAATTGTATAATCGAGCTGAAGAATACGCTCGAGTGGAGGATGATTCCAAAGATCGAGAGACAAGAGAAGCTAATAGATCATCTAATCATCCAAATGATTGGAAGAAAAACAAGTCAAAGAACCGTTCAAGCGGAAAGCATAACAATCAAGGTGAATTTCAAGAGAAAAACCAAGGAGAACGAATGGAAACTGGATATCAGAAATATCATGATATGAAGCTGACATCGTTGAACATACGGCTTACAGAGTTGTATGAGAAAATAAGCAAGGATTTGATCCCTCCTCGGCCTTTGCCAGCGGAGACACGTGATAAGCGTGATAAGAGCAAATACTGTAACTTTTATAAAGACCATGGTCACAAGACTGAGAATTGTCGCTCTTTACAGATCGAGGTCCAGCGAATTATAGACGCTGGAAAGCTACAAGA TGGAAATGGAGCAGAAATTCAGGAGCTTGGATGCACAAACATCGAGTTCTCTGAAGCAGACATGATAGGTGTATATGCTCCCCACAATGATGTTATCGTTATAACAGCTTGGATTGGAATGTTTCGT GACGAGACTGGTTGCATGAGATCGGTGGAGTCACATCCTTATATCATCAATGTCTGA
- the LOC113344138 gene encoding BTB/POZ and MATH domain-containing protein 3-like translates to MAELFGLEDAAKKAEISGLILFLVSSVISSANASSTVDRGSNVLFKFVTLSKIDLCVPFGKKVSCFFYDFKVGSFLSVFCEIVFAGHFSAPSIRVVKTRDGTLQTIDDTVQTRAEEEKDYVIPVLPSDMIQNLKGLLDSEIGFDVTFHVGNEFFGSHKLILAGGSPVFKAQFFGLVGNTNMETISIEEFEPFAFKVMLLFLYSDELPESHELSVSDSPCTSTTILQHLLVAADRFDLPRLRLMCEAKLSKPENLGGVMKSEGYAYLEKWYPSLLTDLLETGVLVDKK, encoded by the exons ATGGCTGAGCTG TTTGGTCTTGAAGATGCAGCAAAGAAAGCTGAGATATCTGGCTTaattctttttcttgtttcttcAGTGATCAGTTCTGCTAATGCATCTTCCACCGTGGATAGAG GATCGAATGTCTTGTTCAAGTTTGTAACGTTGAGCAAAATTGATTTGTGTGTACCTTTTGGAAAGAAAGTCTCATGCTTCTTTTACGACTTCAAAGTTG GCTCATTTTTGTCTGTTTTCTGTGAAATAGTTTTTGCAGGACACTTTTCTGCACCATCTAT CCGAGTGGTGAAAACTCGTGATGGAACACTTCAAACTATTGATGATACAGTGCAAACTCGTGCTGAGGAGGAGAAAGATTATGTTATTCCGGTTCTTCCGTCAGATATGATTCAGAATCTCAAGGGTTTGCTAGATTCTGAAATTGGTTTTGATGTTACTTTTCACGTTGGAAATGAATTCTTCGGATCCCATAAGTTGATTCTTGCAGGTGGATCTCCAGTATTTAAAGCTCAGTTTTTTGGATTAGTGGGTAATACAAACATGGAAACAATTTCTATTGAAGAGTTTGAACCCTTTGCTTTTAAG GTCATGTTGCTATTTCTATACTCAGATGAACTTCCAGAATCACATGAACTTTCTGTTTCAGACTCTCCTTGCACTTCAACAACAATCTTGCAACATCTGCTAGTTGCAGCAGATCGCTTTGATCTTCCACGATTGAGACTCATGTGTGAGGCTAAATTAT CtaaacctgaaaatttgggaG GGGTTATGAAGTCGGAAGGGTATGCATATTTGGAGAAGTGGTATCCCTCATTATTGACAGATCTGTTGGAGACTGGTGTACTGGTTGATAAAAAATGA
- the LOC113344139 gene encoding BTB/POZ and MATH domain-containing protein 4-like yields MAPIWPVFSKSKTNHKVLSSESIYETVNGSHEYKIKGFSLAKGIGVGKSMSSRTFTVCGHDWVIIFYPDGDKQDSREYVSVYLKIVSPGNVRATFEFKLLDQSQKGKHGVHKIYTVKSPLTFTQGVAGSCCL; encoded by the exons ATGGCCCCAATATGGCCGGTATTTTCGAAGTCTAAAACTAATCACAAGGTTTTATCGTCGGAGTCGATTTATGAAACTGTGAATGGTTCCCATGAGTATAAGATAAAAGGATTTTCTCTAGCAAAGGGAATTGGAGTTGGTAAATCCATGAGTAGTCGCACATTTACAGTTTGTGGTCATGATTGGGTTATAATTTTTTATCCAGACGGCGATAAACAAGATAGCCGGGAGTACGTATCCGTATACCTTAAGATCGTAAGCCCTGGAAATGTTAGGGCAACCTTTGAGTTTAAATTGCTCGACCAAAGCCAGAAAGGGAAACACGGTGTTCATAAAATTTATACTGTGAAATCACCATTAACGTTCACACAAGGAGTTGCTGGTTCCTG CTGTTTATAA
- the LOC113344127 gene encoding desiccation protectant protein Lea14 homolog: protein MADLFDKAKHFVTDTIDSFKKVPEATLTDVDVKSVGFTSVTLLAKISVNNPYITPLPMVEVDYTLKSHANVILTGKVPDPGNLKASGITLLEVDVKVPYSILLSVAKDVSTDWDLDYELLLGLIIDLPLIGNITIPLSQKGEFKLPSITDFFKGGGGEETKEGEEKEKETVSTSEVGVQKDDKSKVVVRHVEEVDEVIHIYADGTKKSED, encoded by the exons ATGGCTGATTTATTCGACAAAGCTAAGCATTTTGTGACAGACACAATTGATAGCTTCAAGAAAGTACCAGAGGCAACACTGACAGATGTAGATGTGAAATCTGTTGGTTTTACTTCAGTGACTCTGCTTGCAAAGATCTCTGTCAACAATCCAtacatcactccacttcccatgGTAGAAGTTGATTACACCCTCAAAAGTCATGCCAA TGTTATTTTGACCGGAAAAGTGCCGGATCCAGGTAATCTGAAAGCAAGCGGGATAACGTTGCTTGAAGTGGACGTGAAAGTGCCATATAGTATTTTACTAAGCGTTGCCAAGGATGTGAGTACAGATTGGGATCTTGATTATGAATTGTTGTTGGGTCTTATCATTGATCTTCCTTTGATCGGAAATATCACAATTCCACTTTCCCAAAAGGGTGAATTCAAGTTGCCTTCAATCACTGATTTCTTCAAAGGAGGCGGTGGTGAAGAAACCAAGGAAGGAGAGGAGAAGGAAAAGGAAACGGTCTCAACATCTGAAGTTGGAGTTCAAAAAGATGATAAATCTAAGGTTGTGGTAAGACATGTTGAAGAAGTTGATGAAGTAATCCATATCTATGCTGATGGGACTAAAAAATCCGAAGATTGA